In Myxococcus stipitatus, the following are encoded in one genomic region:
- a CDS encoding response regulator translates to MNILVVDDDLELCTLLSRFLEMHGYTVYSASDALQALDILERNQVGMVITDYIMPHLDGISFTEMLKADPRFQAIPVLLMTASTDGNVTDRGLRKGVALTLNKPLDMGQLLALMRFAE, encoded by the coding sequence GTGAACATCCTTGTCGTCGACGACGATCTCGAGCTGTGCACCTTGCTCTCTCGCTTCCTGGAGATGCATGGGTACACCGTGTACTCGGCGTCGGATGCCCTCCAGGCACTCGACATCCTCGAGCGCAACCAGGTGGGCATGGTCATCACCGACTACATCATGCCCCACCTGGACGGCATCTCCTTCACGGAGATGCTGAAGGCCGACCCTCGCTTCCAGGCCATCCCCGTGCTCCTCATGACGGCCAGCACGGATGGGAATGTCACCGACCGCGGCCTGCGCAAGGGCGTGGCCCTGACGTTGAACAAGCCCCTGGACATGGGACAGCTGCTGGCGCTGATGCGCTTCGCCGAATAG